ATAGCCACATTCAACGGGTTTGCTACGCGCAAGTACGTTCAATTATGTATAAAAATAGCAATTTTACTTAAAAATTGCGCCATTGTCAGAAAAAAACTAAGTTTTTAATCATGGTTATCGATTTGAGGTTTAAGTGATTGTATTTCGTTATCTATTAAAGGAAGTGGCTAAAGCGCAGCTTGCTGTTTTCTTTGTGTTGATGACCATTTTTATAAGTCAGAAATTTGTTCGTGTGCTTGATGACGCCTCTGAAGGGGGGATTCCCGGTCATCTGGTGATGGTGTTTATTGGCCTCAAAATGCCTGATTTAGCGGGCATGTTGTTGCCATTGAGCTTATTCCTCGGCGTTTTGCTCGCTTATGGGCGCATCTATGCTGACAGTGAAATGACGGTATTGCACGCATGCGGGGTCAGCGAATGGTATGTGGTGCGAGTCACACTCGTACTCAGTTTAATTACCGCGATATTTACCGGCATATTTACACTGTACCTTGCACCTATGGCGGCAGAATATGAGTATCAAGTAAAAGAAAGGCTGGCGGCCGATTCCGGCATCAGTGCTATGGTCGCGGGGCGTTTTCAAAAAACGGGCAACGATAAAGCGGTGGTGTTTATCCACGATAAAGACAGAGCCGATAGCTCGCTCAACAAAGTATTTGTCGCGCAATTGCCGAGTGAAGCGGGTGGCGTTGAAAGCGTGATTAATTCCAGCCTAGTTTACGCTGATAAAGGTCGAGTCGTTGAAGAAGAATCAGGCTCACAGCGTTTGGTACTAGAAGATGGCACACGTTATCAAAGCGATATTAATTCCGGCGAGTTTCGCGCTGTAGCTTTTGATAAATACTACATTCAAATTCAAGATCAAAAAGTTGAACATAAACGTCGAAAAATCAGTGCAATTGCCACCGAAGATTTACTGTTAGATGACTCGCAAGATGCGCAAGCCGCGATACAGTGGCGTTTAGCCTTTCCACTCGCTTGTATTATTTTAACCTTAGTTGCAGTGCCGTTGTCTGTGGTCAATCCAAGACAAGGCAAATTCGCTAAATTGTTGCCTGCACTGCTTTTATTCCTCGCCTACTTCTTGTTATTAACGGCAATGCGCTCTGGTGTTGAAGGCAACGCGCTACCTTATTATGTCGGGCTCTGGCCTGTGCACCTGATAGCTTTGGCGCTTGGTGCGAGTTTATTAATACAAAGTAGAACTAGTGGCTTGCGCTTAAAAGCTAGATTACCCAAACGAGCCAGAAATAGAAGAGCCAGCGACGTTAAATCAACCGCTCAATCTGAGCTAGAGCGGAGGCAACAATAATGCGTATTTTAGATGCTTATATCGGCCGTGTTATTGCTTCAACCACTTTTATTACGCTTATGGTATTTGTCAGTGTCAGTGGCATTATCAAGTTTGTTGAGCAAATGGGCGATGTTGGTCGTGGTAATTACGAACTAGCGCATGCTGCGCTTTATGTTTTATATGCGGTACCACGTGATATCGAGATTTTCTTCCCAATGGCGGCGCTGATTGGTGGCTTGATTGGCATTGGTATGCTGGCGAGCAATAGTGAGCTGGTGGTAATGCAAGCTGCAGGCTTATCAAAACTTACTATTGTTAAATCGGCAATGAAAACAGCAGTGCTGTTAATTTTAGTGTCAATGGCGGTAGGTGAGTGGTTAGCGC
This Thalassotalea euphylliae DNA region includes the following protein-coding sequences:
- the lptF gene encoding LPS export ABC transporter permease LptF — its product is MIVFRYLLKEVAKAQLAVFFVLMTIFISQKFVRVLDDASEGGIPGHLVMVFIGLKMPDLAGMLLPLSLFLGVLLAYGRIYADSEMTVLHACGVSEWYVVRVTLVLSLITAIFTGIFTLYLAPMAAEYEYQVKERLAADSGISAMVAGRFQKTGNDKAVVFIHDKDRADSSLNKVFVAQLPSEAGGVESVINSSLVYADKGRVVEEESGSQRLVLEDGTRYQSDINSGEFRAVAFDKYYIQIQDQKVEHKRRKISAIATEDLLLDDSQDAQAAIQWRLAFPLACIILTLVAVPLSVVNPRQGKFAKLLPALLLFLAYFLLLTAMRSGVEGNALPYYVGLWPVHLIALALGASLLIQSRTSGLRLKARLPKRARNRRASDVKSTAQSELERRQQ